A segment of the Butyrivibrio fibrisolvens genome:
TAAGCATTTGAACAAAGCTCTTCAAGTTCCTGATCGTGTATAAAGTCAGTAAGGATAACTCTTGGATCCTCTGCTGCCATACGTCTTATCTGTTCCATATATTCAGCAGCATTGGAAAATCCCCCTGCTACTACTATCTTCATATCAGAATCAATATTCTTATATGCTTCAAGAAGATAGTGAATACCCTTTTCAGGAACTATACGGCATAAGGTCATTATATAATCGTGACCCTTAAGCCCATACTTCTTAGTGATAAGATCGGGCTTTCTGATAACAGGCCTTGATATTCCATTAGGAATATAGTGGGTATCACGGCCATAGGTCTCTTTAAAATATTCCTGAACATTTTTGGACAAGACTATGACTTCGTCTGCATACTTTGCGGCCATCTTCTCACCTGTCATGAGCATCTTGGATGCAAAGTTACCCCATTTTGCTCTCTGCCAGTCAAGACCGTGAATGGTTGCTATTACTTTCTTACCAAAAAGTTTTGGAAGCCACAGCATAAGACAGGGGCCTTCTGCATGATAATGAATAACATCATATCCTCCAAAGAGGGCTCTGATAGTTGCAAAGAAAGCATATACTATAGCATTAAGCTTTCCGTTATTTAATGTCGGAACAACTATTATCCTGATATCATCGAAATAAAGTCCGGGCTTTCCAGCAACTTTATTTCTCGGCTGCTTGTGCTTCTGGTAACGATTGTAACAGTCAACAACGTGTCCCTTATCACGAAGTCTTGTAGCAAGTTCCCATACTACAACTTCTACGCCGCCTTCGCGGGACGGAACACGCTTCTGTCCTATCATTGCTATATGAAGTTTTGATTTATTTTTATTAGAATGCATTTTCGCTTTGACATCCCATACCAATCATATTTTAGCTATCAGGCTTATGATCACACTTCGCCGCCTACAAGGTCGCACTTATCACAGAGCATAAGGCCTTTTCTTCCGATCTTCTTCATAGCTTCTCTTATCTGCATATGCTCTTTAGAATACCAGGCTTGCTGTACAGTCATCTTATTAAGATCACCAAGATCATACTTGCCAAGTGCATCTGCTGCACAAAGACTGACATGTCCATCAGGTCTAATTATAAACTGCTGAAAAGGAAGGACGCACTTAGCCTTACTTCTATGGGCTACTTCCTTCTTATTAGGTGACTGTCCACCTCTTGAGTTCAAAATCTCATGCTTAAGACGAAGGCTGAACAGAACTTTTGGCTGAAGCTCTTCATGCTGCTCAACATATTCATATATAGGCTTAAGATTAGGACTTAATACCTGCTCATCACTATAATCATCAATGACCATCTCATCAAGATACTGCATGATATCTATGAACTTCTCAAGAGTCATTACAGTACCATTAGTATAGAGATGCCACTTGGCATTCGGAATCTTCTCCTTGGCATACTTCTGGAAATCAATGATCCTTGGATCAAGGAAGGGCTCATTATTACTAAAAAGAGCTATCTGACCTCTATAATCCCACTGAGCAATCTCATCTATGATCTTATAAAAAAGCTCATCTGTCATTTTTGCATATGGCCTTTGAGGTTCATGTACATTAACAGGACAGAAAGGACAATCTCCATTACATCTGTTAACTGTCTCAATCTCTATTTCAGTAGGCTGCGGAAGGTTATTCATATCATATGAATTCACCATACGATCATTAGCCTTCTCCATTCCTGTCTTTACAAACTTGTGATAGAAATCCTTTATTACGCTTTTGTCACGGAAGGAATTTCTTTTTTCTACTCTAACCATCTAGATCTCCAACTTTCAGGATATATTTATTATCTTGTGTAAATTTTCATGAGTTTCTCTGCATATACTGCTGCATCATCAAAGAGACCTGCTTTACAATTCAAGCGGTACTGTTTAAGTTTACCCGTATCATTATAAAGGCTTTGAACCTTTTTGACCAGCGCACTTACATCGCCGCTTTCAAACGTCTCTCCGGTAGCGTTATCAGAGCCCTTTTCAATAGTATTTATGAGTTCCGGAATACCACCTATATCAGCTCCCATTACAGGTGTTCCAAGAGCTATAGATTCCATAACAGAATATGGACAGTTCTCGTACCATTCTGATGGATAGATAGTAAATGCAGCGTTCTTTATAAGTTGTCTTAACTCATCCCCTGATTTAAATCCAAGGTTAACGACATTGGAACCTGCACCGTTTATCTCATTGACAACTCCGACCATTACAGCGTTTGCTCTTGAGTCAACAGCAGCTTCAAGAGGTCCCTTACCTGCAAATACAAAAGTGATCTCAGGGAGCCTTTCTGAAGCATTAAGGATCGTACCTATTCCCTTCTCCGTACTATACCTTCCAAAATACAGAACATAGGTGTGTTCCGGCAGTTTATAATCAGCCGGTTCTATAGTTGGCATCTGTTTATTAGCAGCAGTCTTGACTTCTTCAGGAAGGAAGTTATGCATTGCTATAGTCTTACCTGCAAATAATGGATTCGTATCCATCTTCTTCTTCATAAACTCTGAAGGGCAGATAATGGCATCAATGTATGAATACGCTTTATTGCTCTTCCAATATTCCGCCTCTAAGCTTCCGATAACACTCTTTAACAGGCTTCCATGAATGCACCTGTTCTTAGTACAGTTACCAAAGCGCCCGCCAATACACTTCTCACAATTAGCTCCGCTCTTTAAGTCCCTAAGCATATGATTAGGGCATATAAGCTGGTAATCATGGGCAGTATATACTATCTTACACTTGTGACCTGTTTCCGTCCTCCAGGCATCAATTTCCAGGATTATAGAAGGTGTCAGCTGATAATTGAAATTATTAAGGTGGCACACATCAGGCTCATAGTCATCAAGTACAAGTCTTATCTTCTTCCTTGCTTCCTTTGAATATATTGTCTTAAAGGGATAAGTTATCTTAGAAAAAACAGAGCCCCCATGAAAGTCCATATCCTTAGTATAGGCATCCATATTGTTGCCTACACATCTGCCTTCATGCTCCATTCCAAAATACTGGACTTCATGTCCAATACTTTGGAAATACTGGCCAAGACCAAACATATATGTCTCAGATCCACCATTGGGATAGAGGAATTTATTGATCATCAAAATCTTCATATAAAGCCATCCACTTCAGTAAAGTATCTAAAATCAAAATCTATAAAGGACCAAAACTACTATTATTTACCTATCTTCAATACCTTTCTAAACACAGGGATAATAGTACTTTGAGCAAATTCATCCTTAACCGCTATCAAAGTCACAAGATATGCAATACCGCTTACAACTATAGCTATGAGAAGCCTTATTATCACATTTTCTATCAACACCTTGAACGCAATACAAATAATAAAAACAAATATAGTACCCAATATAGGACCGGTAATGATCTTGCCTACATTAGAAAGCCTTATCTCTGCAGGCTTTCCGATCATACTTATAACCATGATAACAATATTCGCAGCAACAGTTGTAATAGCTGCTCCGTGTATTCCCAGCGGAGGTATCAGTATGCAGTTAGTTATTGCATTTATGACCATACCTGACATGCAGGCTCTCATGAACTGCTTTTCTCTCTTAGCTGGAATCAGGATTATATTACCAAAGAAGCTTCCAACCAGCATAAACAGCATGCTAAAAGAAAGTATCCTTACTACTCCTGCCGAAGGCAAATATTCTGCCCCACCAATAAGAGTCAATATCTCTTCCGGCATTACAAGAAGCCCTGCAAAGCATGGAAGTGCAACAGCAAGCATAAATGAAACCGTATACCTGTACAAGCTATTGAGCTGTTCATTATCATTATTATCAAATGCCTTAGTCATCTGAGGCATGATCACAAATATGATCGCATTGGCAAGCTGGGTTACAAAGTTGATCAAATATGCAGCTGTAGTATATAACCCAACCGCCGTATCATCCTTGATAACACCGATCATTGTTATATCAAGATTATTCAGGATATGCTGTGCCAATATCATAGTAACCATGGTCACTATTGGCCCGGTATGTCTCTTCCAGTCCATGTGAGTAGTAAATCTTACATGGCAATACTTTTTTCTATAAAAAACATTGGCTATATAGGCGCCGCTTGATGCAATAATAGCAGTAACAGCATATGCCTTGTAATGCTCTCTGGAACGGACAAATGCAAACATGCATATAAGTGCCAATATCTGAAATACAGCCGTTCTTATAGTTATGTACCGAAAATCCTCCATGGCTGTATTGAGCCAGTCGGTTCCGATAACAGTAAGGATAATTCCTAGACTTTGGATCAGAATAAGAGTCTTATATCCGCTAAGTTTAGGAACAAATAATGTGCACAGGATGAGTACAACATACGCTACTACAGCCATACAGATATTGATCGAATATATCTGACTTGAAGTCTTCTCAAGTTCCTTCTTATCATCCTTAACAAGGCTACATTCTCTGATGGCATATGATGTAATACCAAGAGTTGTGATAAGGGAAAAATAGCTGACAAACGAAGATGAAAAATTAACCTTACCTACATTCTCAGCTCCCAATACCCTGCTGATATAAGGAAAAGTAATAAGCGGATATATAATACTCGATATTGTTCTTATAGTATTAAAGACAGTATTCTTTTGTACTGACGGAGAATCATTCTCAATGCCCTGTCCCAAATTTTGTCCTCTTTATTTCTTCTTGTTCCTGCCGGTTGCAATCAGCCACATAAATCTTATATTGGTAAAAAAGTATCTCTTAACAAGTCGCTCCGGATTCTGAAGCATACGATACAACCATTCAAGGCCAATGAGCTGAACCCATATAGGAGCTCTCTTAATAGTGCCCGCATGAAAATCAAATGCAGCTCCTACTCCAACGCAGACACCTCTGAACTTTCCTTTATGTGCCAGCATCCATTTCTCCTGTCTGGGAGCTCCAAGACCAATCCATATAATATCTGGGTCAGCCTTATTGATCATATCTATCATCTCATCTTCTTCAGCATCAGAAAGATCTCTAAAAGGAGGCGAATAATAGCCTTTAACTATAGTTCCCGGATACTTTCTTTCGATATTAGCTTTAAGCTTATCAAGCGTCTCCTGAGTCGAGCCATAGAAGTAATGAGTAGTCTGTCCATCCATAGATGCCTTAAGCATCTCTTCCATGAAATCAGGTCCCGGCATCCTGACAGCTTCTGTATCAGTGTCGTGACGAAGAAGTCTTGCAATAGGAGCTCCATCAGGGAAGGTTAACGCAGAGCTATTCTCAGCTTCTCTGACGTCTTCTCTGTCATAAGACATAACCGTAGTATGTACATTTGAAAAGCAAATGTACTGCCCCTTAAGAAGGTCAAGGTGATTACGTACATATGTAACAGCTTCAGATATATTAGAAACCGTATAATTCACCCCAAGAACAACACCTTTACGAAGCATAGCAGTATACCTTATGGCATTATAGCCTACTGAAGAATTGATACTTTTATGTGAAACTCTTCCACCTTCGAAAGTTATAATGACATCCGACGGTATATTCTTTGAAGCAAGCATTTCTGCAACAGTGCCAACCTTTTCGGGTTTACTGTCAGGAAGATATATAACAGCTCTCTCATAATTAAGATCAGAATCATCCAAGGTGAGCTCATCATCTATATTGCCCGCCATATCTTCAACAGTTATTACCTTATCTACGATTCCTCCACCAAGCTCTAACATCTGGTGCCGTATAACAGACTCGTGCTTTTTATCAGTTATAAGAAGGAGCTTTTGATAGATACTGTCATTTCTGATCTTTCCAAGTATACGTCTTCTGTACCAGATCCTTATAGCAGAATCAAATATCGTATTGTAGATGAAAAATGCAGCTATAACAGTCCTTGATACTCTGCTGCTCCATTTAGCTATAAACAGATAGATAAGCAGTATCAAAAGGAAATAGATCTGCGTCTTGATGACAGTAAATATGATCTCTGTCCTACTCTGCTCAACAGGAAGTCCCCATTTTGAACCCTTGGTATAGCTTAATACTACATTGATAAGCAGTAACACCATGAACAAAGAAACATAAAGTCCCTGTATTCCTTTTGTTCTTTCATAAAATGGCGCAAGAAAAATATATCTGGAAAAAATTGCAAGGAAATATGCAGCACTAAGTGCTGCATAATCCAGATATAAAATATGTCGTCTGTATATTTTTCTCATGCGAGACTCTATATTATACTTCATGATCACTCAACCATTATAGTATGCGTTTTATATCATAAATGCACACACTATATATTATTTTAATTAATACTCATTGCATGCCAGGCAGCATCAGCTCCATATCCACATGTAACTGTTACCGTCCGCCCTACTATAAGAGGAAGTCCTGACAAAGCTGTAGTCGTATCAAGCTTAATGAGCATAGTACCATCTGATGTAACAAGATACAAGGTGTTAAGAGTAGAGCTTACAGATACAGTACCTGTAAAGGATGCTGTAGTCGTATATGCTCCTGCATCATTATAATTGGCATTACCAAGATTTGTAACCTTTGCAGCATGCATATATGCATCATTGCCTCTGTATAGCGCAACTGCTATAGACTGTCCCGGAATCAGTGTCAGGCATCCTGAAAAGTCTGTGTTACTATCATACTTAACGATCATCGTACCATAGGATGTTGAAAAGTATAATAACGAAGTAGTGGTTTCAGCAGTAACTGTACCTCTTACATTAGGCATTTCCACACCGCCTACGATAATAGTATCAGGAACACTGTTAGACGGATCACTATCACTTACAGTTACTGCATGGAGACATGCATCACTTCCTCTTGCAACTTTAATATAAACAGCCTTGCCAATAGCAACAAGCTGACATCCAGTAAAGTCAGTAGTACTATCAACCTTGATCTGCATGGTTCCTTCTGTTGTTGAAAGGAATATCACATCTTCTGTAGTCTTACTTGTAACAGTACCATATACTGTTGCAGAAGTTGAAGAGTCGACAACTGCGACGGTCTCATATATCTTAGATGCATGAAGACAGGCATCCTGGCCCCTATGACATTCAACCGTTACTTCCTTGTCAGGAAGAAGCATCTTACAACCGCTCAAATCTGTCTCAGGGTCTATAGCGATCGTCATCTTGCCCTGCGGAGTGTTCAAATAAAGATAACTACTTGTTGTATCAATACCTACCGTACCACTTACAGTATATGTATCAAACGCATCTGATCTAATACACATTACAGAAAAGACGGCTAATACACACATTAGAAAAACTGATAATCTTGCTTTAATTCGCTTACTCATAGTTCTCCCCTTTCATTATCCGATGATTCCCATTCTCCTTACTATGCTTCTGTATGCCTTTCTGGACATATATGCAAAATACAGAGCTTTAGCTCTGATATTCTGACCGAATTTAAGAACTGCGCCAGGCTTCCTATCAAGTCTTCTGTAAACAGGAGAAGCCTTCTTGTATTCTTCAAGTTCCTTCCTGCATTCATCTGCTGAAAAGACGCCACCCTTCTTATCCATATAATGAAAGCAACTATATATATTCTGTTCTGATGCCCAGTATCCATCTGATACATTATGCCTTGCCCAATACTTTGGGGCTATGGCATATACAAGCTCATCACTTGTAAAAGCCGGGAACACTGCAAAAGATGAATTTGATAATAAAAGATACTTAGCGTTTTTGATAGTTACGTAGTCCTTGGCAAGGTCATTGGTAACAGCCTTAACCTCCGGAAGGATCTTGTGAGCAGCCTCTACATCATCTGTTACTGCCAGAAATTCCATATCCGGACGAACCTTTTTCATATTCTTAATGCCATGAAGCCAATACTTCCTATCAAGCCACAGTTCAGGTGAATTGGAGTAGTCTCCACATCTTAAATGAATAATACAAAGATTATCTTTGGTATATTCATGTGAATCATACTCCGGCTTAACCTTGAGCCAGTCCTTTAGCTTGTCCTTATATTTTTCAAAATACTCTTCACCCTGAAGATTACCATACAAAAGGGTATTATCCTCAATATCAAAGAAAGCTTTGTCAACTCCGCTTACATAGACTCCATGTTCCATGTCATGTGAAGAGTTACCAAGGTAAAGTCTGTGATCTTCATCTTCAAATATAGTAAATTTTGACTTATCCGCTTCCGGTATCTCTATGCCAAGGTCTATATCCATGAAATACATTCCTGTATCGGAATGCATATTATTAGCAAGACCCTTTGGATTTATTATTCCAAACTCGCAGCCCTTATTCTCAGCAGCAGCTCTTGCGCATACATACCAAAAGAGCTGATTACCAAGTCCGGAACCGTATGAAAACTCCGTTCCAATCACTGTATAATATCTGTCCTTTCGAATTTACATTTAACGCACAACAAAGAATAAATAATTAATCTTTGTCCACATCCAGCTTCTTCTCTTTGGCGATATATATAGGTCTGTTCTTAACCTCCATATATATCCTTGCCAGATACTCCCCTATTATTCCAAGGAGAAGAATTATCATTCCTCCCAAAAATAAAAGAAGTAACAAAATAGTTGTTGTATCCTGCCATGGACGTGCACCAGAAATCGACATGGCATACAGCCTGACACCATAAACAAATGAAATTAAAATAACAAGAAATCCCAAATAGATCACTGCTCGCAGAGGCGCTACGGCAAAGGCAATAATACCTGTCTTGGCATAATTCCATAGGCCCTTATAATTCCACTTACTATCGCCATCAACACGCTCTACATTTTCATATTCAATCCACTTGGAATTAAATCCGATCCAGGAATAGATACCTTTGATAAAACGCTCATGCTCTCTCATGGAAACTATCGCATCAGCAACCTGCTTCTTCATAAGCCTGTAATCTGTCATGCCCGGTGCAAGTTTCATACCTGTAGCCAAGTTGATAACATGATAAAAAGAATTAGACAATAAATTTCTGATTCTGGATTCTTTTTCTCTTTTTACTCTTCTGGCTGTAGCACAGTCATATCCTTCTTCTTCGATAGCATGAAGCATGTCTATAAGAAGGTGCGGCGGATGCTGAAGGTCCGCATCCATTAGTGCCACATAATCTCCATCAGCATTCTCAAGTCCCGCGTAAATAGCTGACTCCTTACCAAAGTTTCGTGCAAAAGATATATATCTGACATTACTGTTTTCAGCATTTGAAAGCTTTACAATACGTTCTAAAGTATCATCTTTACTTCCATCATCAATATACAAAACACTAAAGCTGTAAGCTTTAAGTTCATTACTAAACAGCTCTTTCAATGCATCATATATCAGTTCTACACATTTGGATTCGTTATAACAAGGAATTACTATATCGATTTTTTTCATAATACTTTCCCATAGCAAGAATAGTCAGTTATTGTAACATTGCCTTTTTGATAACACTAATAGTTATCTGCAAATACGCATAACTGACTATATTATAGCATAATACAGAAATACAAACGATCAAATAATAGCAGTTGACGTCGTATCCACATCATCAATAGCTGCCACTATATCATCACTGGTTTCTCTATACTTTTTATATCCACCAGCCAGTGAAGCAATAATAATGACCAAACATACTGTCAACGTAATTATCTTTGACCTCTTGCTATTAAAAAACATCTGCGGAATGAGTCCGATGATAATAGCAAACAATAATATCCATGATGGATAATAATATCTAAATTCGAATGCCTGCGTATTTAAGAGATATGCACCATAATAAAATAATGAGACCAAAAAAGTAGCTTCATATAAATTTAATGGTGCCTTCTTTCCCTGATACTTAAAACGCCATATCAAAATAAGCACAAGGCTAAGCAAGTACATGATCCATGGCCTTCTAATAATACTGTTAAATTCCATAAATGCAAGGAAGAAATTTACATAAAACGCTCTTTGCTGTGAATCATTTAATCCAAATTCATTATCAGGATCCCATGGCTGATAATAATATTCATACATATTTACAGGCTTTCCGATTCCTAATGAATGAGAAATAAATTCCCATTTCGTCTTTAGGAACATTTTAGGCTCATGCAGCGCCATCTTCACATACCTCTTGACCAGCCTTGTAGAATGATCTCCTTCTGATATGGCCATTGAAGATATCGGTGAATTAAACATACCATTGATAGATGATCCCTGCTCATCATAGCTGTTATTCTGCACTGCAATAGCAGTAGCCCCGTCTCCAAACAGATCATCCAGGTAATCTATATACTCATACTGCTTATCAGGTTCCATAGATTGAATTACAGATACTATCTCCCATGCAAATCCTGCAGAATAAGAAGGCAAAACTCTGATATTCAAAAGAGAAGGCAAAAATGCAGAAACAAAAAAACCAAGAAGTACAGACGCGCTTAATAATACTCTTGCCAAAAGCTTCTTTTCTCTTAACAGGACAATAATTATCACGGCCGGAATTATAGAAAAAGCATTCGCCCTATATCCAAAGCATACAAATGAAAATCCGATAATCAGGATAACAGTAATAACCTTATCGAATCTAACCTGAAGTGCTCTCCATTTCCAGATAAGCAAAAGAATTGCCAACATAGCAATGGCACTACCAACACTCGCCTCATAATATACTCCAAAAGCCCACATAACAGGAGACAGAAAAAGGCATATCTTATTCCACAGCGGATGCTGCTTTTCATTTAACTGATCAATAAAAACAATAGTTAACAACCAATGTAAAAAGCACTGGGTAAATGTATAAAGAATGATAGATCCAACTATCTCTTTAGAAAGCAAAATAAAAAATGAGGGTGTAATAGTAAGCCATGAGCTTGACGGATATAAGGCAGATTCTCCAGTTAAAAAAGCCTTAATAGATGTCTTTAAACTATCAGTAAATGATATTCGAACATAGGAATCAATATAAATGATTCCCGGATGAGATAATATGGTGATAAAAACAGAAATCAAAAGTGCAATTATAATACTATTACGATTATTACAAAACCACTTTATGTATGCAGATTGTTTTATTTCAGCAATTATCTTGCCTGGTTTTTTAGTTGCCATTTTCATATTTATACAAAAATCTCCATAAATGCTTAGATTGTTATATATCTACCCAATTCACAATATATGTTTTAATAGGACAAAAAGCTTCAGAATAATCAAATAAGGATATTTAATAAAGCCCATCTTTATATTGCTTACGCCTTTATACTCTCTGGCATAATAACACAATGATTTCAGAAATAACCTGCTGACTTTTTCAAAATGCTGAGGTGTCTCTTTCTTATAATCATGATCATGTATTACTGTAACTTCAGGGCAATATACCATTTTCAGATCGGCACGTCTTATGCGCTCTTCTATTATATATTCCTCAAAATACAGAAATGTATTAGGATCAAAGCCGCCTACCTGTTCAAACAAGGCGCTGTCAAAAAACCAGAAGCATCCGGAAAATGTATAATGATCCTCGATCTTATTTCGCAAAGTCTTGATCATATTACCATAAAGACAGTTCACTATACTCTTTTTATACATGGGATTTAAATGTTTGTCACCCTCGAGTATATCAGGTCCAACCACTACAACATCCTTGGTAAACTTATCTCCTGCAATATCAAGATTAAGCTTACCCTCAAATAAAATATCATTATTTGAAAAAACAAGAATGGAATCTCCAAAAAGTGAATATGAAAGCTCTGCACCAAGATTATTCCCCTTTGCATATCCGAGATTCTCATAGGTGGCATAATAATATACAGATATACCCTCTAACTCAAAAGAGTATATCTGTCCCTTATCCATTTCCTTAACCGGAGATAATTCGTAATGCTGTTTCAAATATTCAAATCCTGAAGCATCTTCAGAATTATCAACAATAATATATTCTATATTTCCTTTTGAAATCAAAGCGTCCTTACAATACTTTATATAGCAGACTGTAGCTGCGATCGTATTGTAATCCACTAAGATCATCGAATAATTATGCTTAGTCTGACACTCCATCACGGATTGTATGCCCCCCTGGCATTTCTAAACAGTATCTTCATCAGCTCGCTATTGCCCTTAAAAAAGCTTATCTTGGTCGGAGTCTTGCCTTTCTTAGGGTAAGCCCTTGTAACCGGAACCTCACACGCCTTCATTCCCAACTGAGTAGCTCTTACTGATAAGTATGCAAGAAGCTCATAAGTCACAAATATATCTCTAAGAGGCTGAACCCTCTCATCAGTCAGATAACGTCTTGAATATGCCCTATATGCATTAGTTGTATCTGTAAACCTTTGATGCGCTGTTAATGATATCACAGGTGCATGAATAAGTCTTACAGCTATATTTCTTACCATAGGAGTATTGATAGCACGTCCGCCTTTTATAAATCTTGATCCCTGCACGAAATCATATCCCTTTTCAAGCTTATCTATAAACCTTGGAATATCCTCGATACTATCTTTATTATTGCCATCAATAGTAAGTATACCTTTGTAGCCTCGTTCAAGTGCCCACCAGATACCCATTCGAAGCTGGGCGCCCTGCTTACCTGTATCTTTCTTTACAAGAAGAGTGTTAACATCAAGGCTTCTGAGCTTCTTCTCATCAGTACATCCATCAGTTGATCCGCCATCGCAGATAATAATATCAACATGATCAGAAATGTTATGTTTCTTAGCTCTAAAAAGTTCCTTATGGATCCTGTCGCCTTCGTTGATGATAGGGATCAGTACCGCATAATCTTTGGTCTTTGAATTATATTC
Coding sequences within it:
- a CDS encoding glycosyltransferase family 4 protein, with the translated sequence MHSNKNKSKLHIAMIGQKRVPSREGGVEVVVWELATRLRDKGHVVDCYNRYQKHKQPRNKVAGKPGLYFDDIRIIVVPTLNNGKLNAIVYAFFATIRALFGGYDVIHYHAEGPCLMLWLPKLFGKKVIATIHGLDWQRAKWGNFASKMLMTGEKMAAKYADEVIVLSKNVQEYFKETYGRDTHYIPNGISRPVIRKPDLITKKYGLKGHDYIMTLCRIVPEKGIHYLLEAYKNIDSDMKIVVAGGFSNAAEYMEQIRRMAAEDPRVILTDFIHDQELEELCSNAYTFCLPSDVEGMSISLLEGMSYGRCCLVSDIDENIEVVGDKAVSFKKSDVEDLGNKVRFLIDHPETVKQYEDMAADYICDKYNWDKMTDATIELYNG
- a CDS encoding radical SAM/SPASM domain-containing protein, whose amino-acid sequence is MVRVEKRNSFRDKSVIKDFYHKFVKTGMEKANDRMVNSYDMNNLPQPTEIEIETVNRCNGDCPFCPVNVHEPQRPYAKMTDELFYKIIDEIAQWDYRGQIALFSNNEPFLDPRIIDFQKYAKEKIPNAKWHLYTNGTVMTLEKFIDIMQYLDEMVIDDYSDEQVLSPNLKPIYEYVEQHEELQPKVLFSLRLKHEILNSRGGQSPNKKEVAHRSKAKCVLPFQQFIIRPDGHVSLCAADALGKYDLGDLNKMTVQQAWYSKEHMQIREAMKKIGRKGLMLCDKCDLVGGEV
- a CDS encoding glycosyltransferase, which encodes MKILMINKFLYPNGGSETYMFGLGQYFQSIGHEVQYFGMEHEGRCVGNNMDAYTKDMDFHGGSVFSKITYPFKTIYSKEARKKIRLVLDDYEPDVCHLNNFNYQLTPSIILEIDAWRTETGHKCKIVYTAHDYQLICPNHMLRDLKSGANCEKCIGGRFGNCTKNRCIHGSLLKSVIGSLEAEYWKSNKAYSYIDAIICPSEFMKKKMDTNPLFAGKTIAMHNFLPEEVKTAANKQMPTIEPADYKLPEHTYVLYFGRYSTEKGIGTILNASERLPEITFVFAGKGPLEAAVDSRANAVMVGVVNEINGAGSNVVNLGFKSGDELRQLIKNAAFTIYPSEWYENCPYSVMESIALGTPVMGADIGGIPELINTIEKGSDNATGETFESGDVSALVKKVQSLYNDTGKLKQYRLNCKAGLFDDAAVYAEKLMKIYTR
- a CDS encoding flippase translates to MGQGIENDSPSVQKNTVFNTIRTISSIIYPLITFPYISRVLGAENVGKVNFSSSFVSYFSLITTLGITSYAIRECSLVKDDKKELEKTSSQIYSINICMAVVAYVVLILCTLFVPKLSGYKTLILIQSLGIILTVIGTDWLNTAMEDFRYITIRTAVFQILALICMFAFVRSREHYKAYAVTAIIASSGAYIANVFYRKKYCHVRFTTHMDWKRHTGPIVTMVTMILAQHILNNLDITMIGVIKDDTAVGLYTTAAYLINFVTQLANAIIFVIMPQMTKAFDNNDNEQLNSLYRYTVSFMLAVALPCFAGLLVMPEEILTLIGGAEYLPSAGVVRILSFSMLFMLVGSFFGNIILIPAKREKQFMRACMSGMVINAITNCILIPPLGIHGAAITTVAANIVIMVISMIGKPAEIRLSNVGKIITGPILGTIFVFIICIAFKVLIENVIIRLLIAIVVSGIAYLVTLIAVKDEFAQSTIIPVFRKVLKIGK
- a CDS encoding WecB/TagA/CpsF family glycosyltransferase → MRKIYRRHILYLDYAALSAAYFLAIFSRYIFLAPFYERTKGIQGLYVSLFMVLLLINVVLSYTKGSKWGLPVEQSRTEIIFTVIKTQIYFLLILLIYLFIAKWSSRVSRTVIAAFFIYNTIFDSAIRIWYRRRILGKIRNDSIYQKLLLITDKKHESVIRHQMLELGGGIVDKVITVEDMAGNIDDELTLDDSDLNYERAVIYLPDSKPEKVGTVAEMLASKNIPSDVIITFEGGRVSHKSINSSVGYNAIRYTAMLRKGVVLGVNYTVSNISEAVTYVRNHLDLLKGQYICFSNVHTTVMSYDREDVREAENSSALTFPDGAPIARLLRHDTDTEAVRMPGPDFMEEMLKASMDGQTTHYFYGSTQETLDKLKANIERKYPGTIVKGYYSPPFRDLSDAEEDEMIDMINKADPDIIWIGLGAPRQEKWMLAHKGKFRGVCVGVGAAFDFHAGTIKRAPIWVQLIGLEWLYRMLQNPERLVKRYFFTNIRFMWLIATGRNKKK
- a CDS encoding alpha-1,2-fucosyltransferase; this encodes MIGTEFSYGSGLGNQLFWYVCARAAAENKGCEFGIINPKGLANNMHSDTGMYFMDIDLGIEIPEADKSKFTIFEDEDHRLYLGNSSHDMEHGVYVSGVDKAFFDIEDNTLLYGNLQGEEYFEKYKDKLKDWLKVKPEYDSHEYTKDNLCIIHLRCGDYSNSPELWLDRKYWLHGIKNMKKVRPDMEFLAVTDDVEAAHKILPEVKAVTNDLAKDYVTIKNAKYLLLSNSSFAVFPAFTSDELVYAIAPKYWARHNVSDGYWASEQNIYSCFHYMDKKGGVFSADECRKELEEYKKASPVYRRLDRKPGAVLKFGQNIRAKALYFAYMSRKAYRSIVRRMGIIG
- a CDS encoding glycosyltransferase family 2 protein, encoding MKKIDIVIPCYNESKCVELIYDALKELFSNELKAYSFSVLYIDDGSKDDTLERIVKLSNAENSNVRYISFARNFGKESAIYAGLENADGDYVALMDADLQHPPHLLIDMLHAIEEEGYDCATARRVKREKESRIRNLLSNSFYHVINLATGMKLAPGMTDYRLMKKQVADAIVSMREHERFIKGIYSWIGFNSKWIEYENVERVDGDSKWNYKGLWNYAKTGIIAFAVAPLRAVIYLGFLVILISFVYGVRLYAMSISGARPWQDTTTILLLLLFLGGMIILLLGIIGEYLARIYMEVKNRPIYIAKEKKLDVDKD